CGACCGCCGCTCGCACGAGACCACCGCGGCGATGCTGGCGACGCTGTCGCCGCTGGACCGCGAGCGCCTGCTGCGCGCGATCGCCGAGGCGGAGCGCGCGCTGACCGCGCATGCGCTGCCGGCGCCGCAGCGCCTGCGCGTGCGCGAGTACAGCATCGGCGACATCGGCTGGGCGATCGAGCGCCACGGCCGCCTGTACGCCGACGAATACGGCTGGAACGGCGAGTTCGAAGCGCTGGTGGCGCGGTTGTTCGC
This portion of the Salifodinibacter halophilus genome encodes:
- a CDS encoding MarR family transcriptional regulator, whose translation is DRRSHETTAAMLATLSPLDRERLLRAIAEAERALTAHALPAPQRLRVREYSIGDIGWAIERHGRLYADEYGWNGEFEALVARLFA